The sequence below is a genomic window from Phaenicophaeus curvirostris isolate KB17595 unplaced genomic scaffold, BPBGC_Pcur_1.0 scaffold_93, whole genome shotgun sequence.
acccctccagggatggggcagcctcgggacgacctgggccagggcctccccaccctcacggatCCTCTTGGATCCttggatctcatctcaacctcctctCTTTCACCTAAAAATCCCTTTTGTGACCCTGAGAGGGTTAGGAATAGTTTTAGGGAAGGAACGAAGCCTCCAAGACCACAGAGCATTAAAGATGAATTAATCCGTTGCGTTTCTCCAGCCGGAATTCTTGAACGTTGAGGAAAAAGCTTCAAGTTTTGAGGTTGCCGAGGTCACTCCAGCATCAGACACGCTTTAGTTTCTAAATTAGAGCTTTGTGGAAGAGCAtaacaacattttaaatgaatataGAAGCAATGAGATGGACTTTTTGGATTGTTATCTTCCAGCCCTTGGATTTCCATCACGCTTTTCCCAAAGCGGAACATCTCGTAGTGCTTTGCGAAGCGTTTAATTACCAGGAATGCTGACGCTGCTGTTCTCTGCCCTGGCTTTTAAAGGCAGTGATGGAGACAACAATATTCATTATGCTCTAAGTAGCAACGTTTGGAAACCTTTCAGCTTTCAAGAGCAACCGTAGCCTCTGGAAGGTCAAAAATCCTGGAGATCCATGGTTGAGGTCAACCAGACCTTAACGTTCCTCAGCCGGTTGAAGTTGTTTTAATTAGGAGAGGTGGGTTATGATGCAGTCTGGTTGTCttgcatggttttttttccttccatgctCTCCAAAGCGAGGATGAAGGTGGTGGTCATGTCAGTGCGGCAGGTGGTTTGTCCTCCGAACCCCCTCTAAAAAAATGTTTGGCTTTAGGAtgctgggaagaaattctttatgacGAAGGTGGTGAGAAACTGGCCCAGACTGCCCGGAGAAGCGGTGGAGgctccaaccctggaggtgttcgagaccaggctggacggggctcAGAGCAACccgatccagcaggaggtgatGCAGCCCGTGGCCGggggtggatctggatgggcttgaaGGTCTCTTCCGGCTCAAACCGCCCCTTGATTCTAATCAAAACCCACAAGGGGAGGTTttaaaacccaaagcaaaacgGAGCTTGCGGTTTAGGGGTTTGGTTGTTGGGGTTTATTGTTCTGGGTTCATTTCTTCGTCTGGTTTTTCAACCTGCCTCCGATTGGATTATAACACCTCACGCCgtcttctgctgctggggcGCGTCGTCTGCGCCGCGGGAGGCGTCGGCAGAGGAAGACAATTTATGAGGGTCAATTAACTCCGGGTTCGTAGCTTCTCTTGATTTCGGCGAGCAATGTTTCTGTAGGAAGAGACCCATTTTCCACGCGACCCACTTGCTACGTCCTGAACCCAAGGtggttttcttctccctctcgtTCTTTCGTTAGTGGCTCGGTCTCCAAATACCATCATTTCGTTGTCAGCGTAATGACAGACCTGCCCGCGTGCGCGCCGAGGGTGCAATTTGATGCTCGTTAGACGTTGTTGAAGGATGGCAACGGTGGTGGCACGCGATTCATAATGCGATGATTGTCTGCCAGCCCCGTCAGGTTGGCTGTCATCGACGCTAAAACGCTTTGGGTTGGTTAAAGAGTGGAAACGGAGTCGGTGACACCTCGTGTCGAGCATCTCGCGGTGAAATGCTTGAGAGAAGTAGGTGGACGCTTCATGGCTTGGTGATTCGGTTCATAAAAATCCCACTTTCCGCTCTTTTAGTAGCATGAGACGATGCGGAAACGATTTCTTCTCAAGGAGGCGGCCCCGCGACTCCGTGTAGCCCAACCCGAGGCCGGTTCGGTGACTCAAAGCGGAGAGCGCTCCAACCTGAGTCATCGGCGGCGTCTCCTGCAGCCGCTCCTTCTGTTCCTCTCAGCGGGTTCCCGCAGGGGCTGGTTGCTCTGTGGTCACAGCGCACGTGGGACGGAGCCCTCGCCGACGTTTTTAGAAGGTGACGGGAATTGTTGAGAAACGCCTTCGGAGAAGAGGCACTGAGAGATGGAGAACGTTCTTCTCCTTGGTAGGACGAGagaaaacggcctcaagttgaacccagggaggtttgggttggagatTGGGGATAACTTTATGGAAAGAGCGGCGAAGCAtgagaagaggctgcccagggcagtggtggagcctccatccccggaggtgtcgTGGCCCTTCAGGTCATGGTTTAGTTGATCCTGTGGTGTTGGGCcaacagttggactggatgagcttagaggtcttctccaattTCTTTAGAGGAAGAGTGCTGAAGcgttggaagaggctgcccagggcagtggtggagcctccatccctggagggctttcaaagccaggcagatgaggtgcttggggatccGGGTGAGTGGTGGACACGTTCAGCTGAACTCCCTCATctctgaggtctcttccaaccgaGTGATTCTGTCGTTCTCTCAGGTTTGCCTTGACTGTTCTTTCCCAACAGCTTTTACGGGGTTTAATTAGCTGCACAACGAGCTTTCTCCTTTGAATCCTTCCTGTAAGCAACCCGTTTCCACCGCCGCTCCCTCCGAACCCTGCTTGCCTCTAATGGCTCCATCTTTTCCCTCCTGCTAGGATTAACGGTCGCCCAATTATTCCAGACGGGGCCGCCTCGCGATAGTGTAATTCCCTCGTTTTGTCGTTAGCAAATATTAATGCCGTTTTAATGGATTAACGGCCATCTGGGCGATAAGGAACGAGGACCAAACCCACCCCGCTCGAACGGCCGCTCCGCTAAAGAATAATTAAATGTTACTAACGTGAGAGCACGGCACTAAAATTAACAATTGTAGAGGCAGCGGCGAAGGCGGCACAATTACTCTTACAAACGATGTTGCGGGGCGATGGCGATTCGCAACGGAAAGTTGTGTTGATGGGAATTAACCACGACTGCGCCGACGAAAAGCAGGTTTGGGGCTGGCACCTCAAAACCAGAGCCAGGACGGATGGGCTTGGgcttggggttgtccagcctggggaaaaggaggctccagggagaccttagagcagcttccaggagggaaaggagctccaggagagctggagaggggctctccATCAGCGAGCGCAGGGATGGGATAAGGAGGAACGGTTTTAAGCGGAAAGAGAGGAGTTGAGATGAGAGCGTAAGAAGAAACGCTCTTCCATGAAGGTTGGGAGATACTGgaccaggtttcccagggaagcggtggctgccccatccctggaggggttcgaggccaggttggatggagctcagagccccctgatccagcgggaggtgtccctgcccatggcaggggtggagctggatgggcttggaggtccctttcaacccattCTGCGGTGATTCATTCTTCACCTCCTGCCTAGATCCAACCTTGTCACCTcgctgaggggacagggaggttgGTTGGGAACGTGTTGATGGTAGAATCGTAGGACGCGTGCTCGAAAATCCGTTGTAAACGGATTCCTCGCGACCAATGAAATCTATTGACGTGgatttcttgcttgttttctcttttctcccatCCAGGTCTGGGTATTTTCTTACGATGGAAAGGCTGGTTGTCTACCTACTGGTTATTAGCACAGCTGTGAAGGCCATGATGTGTCCCAAACGATGCATGTGCCAAAACCTCTCGCCGTCCTTCACCATCCTCTGCACCAAGACGGGGCTTCTCTTCGTGCCTCCCAGCATCGACCGGAGGACGGCGGAGCTGAGGCTGATGGACAACTTCATCACCACGCTGAGGAGAAAGGATTTTGCCAACATGACCAACCTGATCCATCTGACGCTCTCGAGGAATACAATCAGTCAAATCATGCCTTACGCATTTtttgatctcaaaggccttcaCGCCTTACACTTGGACAGTAATCGACTGACGTACATCAACGAAGACCACTTCAAAGGTTTAATTAACCTCCGGCATCTAATACTAAGTAACAACCAATTAAACTATATTTCTCCTGGGTCGTTGGATGACTTTATCGAGACGATCGAAGACCTGGATCTGTCCTACAACAACTTAGTTAACGTTCCTTGGGAAACCATCGCCAAGCTTACTAACGTCAACACAGTCAGTTTGGATCATAACCTCATCGAGTTCGTGCCAGAGGgaatcttctccaacctccaCAAACTCGCCCGGCTGGACATGACCTCCAATAAGTTGAAAAAGATCCCTCCCGACCCTTTGTTTTCCAGAATCCCCGTGTACGCCAAGTCGAAAGGATCCCCCATCACGTCCTTGGTGCTCAGCTTTGGGGGGAATCCTCTGCACTGCAACTGCGAACTCGTCTGGTTGAGGCGTCTCACCAGAGAAGACGACCTAGAAACCTGCGCTTCTCCCCCGGAACTGATGGGCAAATACTTCTGGTCTATCAAAGAGGAGGAATTTGTCTGCGAGCCGCCCATGATCACGCACCGAACCCCGAAGGTAGCGGTGACGGAAGGGCAAAGCGTCTCTTTGAAGTGCAAAGCCGTTGGGGATCCAGACCCTTACGTCCGCTGGATCTCGCCCGACGGCAAATTGGTCTCCAACACATCTAGGACGGTTTCTTACGAGAACGGGACGCTGGATATTTCGGTTACGACTTTGTCCGACAAGGGCACGTTCACCTGCATCGCGTCCAACGCCGCAGGAGAGTCGACGGCTCCGGTTGAGCTCCTCATTAACCCTTACCCCAACCTGGCCAACAGCACCGACTGTGATAAAGACCACGAGAACGGCCCCTCGGATATTCTTATATCGGCAAAGTCGAGTTTTCCGAATGAAACGAAGGCTCAGCAAGAGAAGGTTGTGGTGGCCGAGCTGACGTCATCTTCTGCTCTTATCCAGTGGCCTTCTCAGCATCAGCTCCCCGGGATTCGGATGTACCAGATCCAGTACAACAGCTCCGCTGACGACATCCTCGTGTACAGGTAACCCCGCTCGCCTTCCTGGGCTCGTTCCTCGACAAACTCAGTCACGGGAGTGGAAGGGATGGAATGTTTGGACGTATTCGATGTCGTGTGGTCTAGTTTGGAAGAGGTCACGGGAGAGGAGGGGTTGAGGAGGCAACGGCTGCCTTCAACTCACTCGTTAAAGTCCCCCTGTTGGAGAGAGGCGATTAAAACCAAGAGCAGATCCTCCTGAGggtctcaaaagtcttttcggCCATAATTAAGTTTCGTCACTCCGGTTTAATGGACCGAGTGAAGACGATGAGCGATATCTTGGTTGCTACGTTTAAAGAAACGGAGGCAGAGGTTTTGGTTGCCTTTCATGCTGATGAAGTGTTGTTATCcgaggcagggacacctcccgctggaccaggggctccaagccccatccagcctggccttgaacccctccagggatggggcagccactcctgctctgggcaacgtggtccagggtctccccaccctcacgggaacaaattccttcctaagatctcacctcaatctcctctctttcagctcaaaaccgttccccttgtcctgtccctgcccttccctgatcaagagcccctccccagctttcctggaggtccTTTccgtgctggaagctgctctaaggtctccatggaaccttctcttctccaggctgaacaaccccaactctcccagcttgTCCTCaaacgggaggttctccagccctcggatcatctccgtggcctcctctggcctcgctccagcaTCTCCacgtcctccctgtgctgaggactccagagctggacccagggctccacgTGGGGTCTCgggagagcagaggggcaggatcccctccctccctgctggtcccactccTTGGACGCACCCAGGAtgcagttttggttttctgggctgcgagaACACGTTGCCATCtctaaaaaacaacaaacctgcCCTTTGGGGCTCACATCCATCGCTTTAGGAAGCAGCGTTCCCCAAGGAGAGGGATGTAGGATGGCTGCTCCGCTGGGATTCCTCTTCCAAATCCCAAGCAAAGGCTCCTAAACTACAGAACTGGGCATGAAAATTGTATGAAGCCCTTGAAACAGGCGTGTCGCTTGGGATTCTCAGAAGTCTCCTGGTAGAAGAACTCATTCCAGGAGGCTATTTGAGGCAGGATGGCATCCATCCTCCGGTTGTCATGGCTACGAGCTAGGAAGGATGCAGGGAGGGTAAGCGAGGGTCTCTGCAGAGTGGGTGGGAGGATGCCTGGTTGGTATCTGACAGGGATGCTGAGGAGCTGCCTGGAAGACGAAGCCTCGTTTCGGTGTCAGCTGCGAGAACGTTTGTGCCATCGCTGCTGGGAAGAGCCGCAAAGCCGCGGAGCGAAGGGAAACGTGACGCCGAGGTGGATTGGCAGCTGCGGTCGGGGCTCCAGAAGGGATTTTGTTCAGTGCTCCTGCTGGAGGAAACCACCTGAGAAGCAGGGAGAGGCAGTGGGTGCCTCGCAGGCACGGGTGGAGCTCCGGGAGAGGTGTCGAACGGGACTTTCCACCCTTCGCCATGGGTCAAGCAAGTTGGTGGCCTTTTTCTGATCACAGAAGTTCGTTCCTGGGGagccgagtccagaggaggccacggagatgatccaagagctgggaTACCTCCCAcgtgaggacagcctgagagagctggagttcttcagcctggagaagagaagactctgaggagaccttagagcagcttccagtatggaaagggtcCTCCAGGGAAGCTCcggaggggctcttgatgagggaATGCAGGGACGAGACGAGGGGAACggctttgagctgaaagaggggaggagattgagatgagatcggaggagattgagatgagatcgtAGGAAGGAAGGTtgtcctgggagggtggggagaccctggccccaGGTGTCCACATGGCTTCCCTTGGCCAAGAACGTGTTCCCCCATCCTCTCGCGTCACGTGTGTGTTCCACCACCGAAGTTTCACGCGGGTGCTTGACCCACGCGACGGGTTTTTAGCTCCTCAACCCTCTCGGGGTGAAATCCCGCCTGCCGCTGAGGTTCTTCCATCGTCCTGCGCTGAACTAATTCAAGAATTCTTGAGCAGACGTCGCGTGGCCGATTCCAACTGCTCTTAACGCAACAGATGTAACCGTCGCTATATCGATCTGGCAAGATAGCACCTTCTCCCCAAGAGTGACAGCTCTGCCCTTTACCCAACGGCACCGCGTAGACCAGATTAAAAACGATCTGCTTCCCCATTTCTGAGTTTTTCTCTCAAGGGAGAAAACAAGGACACGTTATCAGCGATTTCACGcgtcatagaatgggttgggttgggttgagttgggttgggttgggagggatctCAAAGCCAACTCGCTTCCAGCCTctccataggcagggacacctccgctggatccggttgctccatcccacctggccttgagcacctccagggatggggcaaccaccttTTTTTGTGTGGGCAGCATCATTATCGAGACAGAAGATGCCacgagcaacctgatcccgtGGAAGGTGTGAAGCTCATGGGGCAGCTTGgcggtccctcccaacccaaaccgcTCCCTGGTTCTATTTCGAGCTGCTCGGCTCGGTTGGTTGGTGTCGACAACGTCGCTTGGGAATCTTTCCAACCTCACGGAATGATGTTTTGTCAGAAGCTTTGTGAGCAGATTTCACAGCTGAGTCTTCACCGGAGGGTTTTGCTTGTTCCTGGCTGACTGCGGGTGGCAGGAGACATGCTGGCACGGAATTACGGCTCTTGAtgaagggataggatgagtgggaacggttttgagctgcaagaggggagattgagctgagatcttggggagaaatgttttgctgtgagagcagggcgaccctggcccaggttgccccctcccatgggttttaaggtcccttccaacccaacccgttcCTTGAGTCGATGGTCTCTGATGTAAATGAAGGTGGTTTGGGGAAAAGTTGGATGGGCTGTTATTATAAAATAACACAAGAACATTTCTAAGAATCAGAAAAGACCAACCTCCCCGAGAAGAACGGCCAAGTGAAAGGTTTTTGTTCCCTGGAGACCTGAGGATCTCCCGGCCAACGTGACTGGTTTCTCTGTTGCTGTTGTGAAATGTCTTTCAGGCAAACTAATTAAGGAAATTACTTTGATTGCTGCGAGCTTCGGGTTTGAGAAGGAATAATTCCACTGGGAGGCTGATAAGCTCTACCGCGCTTAGAATCACGGGGCTCCTAAACCGTGGGGTTTTCAAGGATTGTCCGGCATCCTGAATATCTTTCATAGCACGATCATAGACTCATTggatggtttaggttggaagggacctcaaagtccatccagttccaccccctggatcaagttgctccaagccccatccagcctggccttgagtcatagaatagtttgggttggaagggaccttaaagaccatctaggtCCAACCCCCCTAGTTCCAACGCGTCCTACTAGAACATGAGTCAACCCTGTTTGAAATGTTATTTAGGTCGACCTCGGTGCCAATGGAGATGTTTGTTTGGAAGATGCTGCTCTCTGAGCTGTGGCCTATGGGGTCTGGTGGGACAATCAATCTTTCGGATGATAGACTCGCTCCCAACGCTTACCCACGTGCTTTCTGGCCCTTCCTACAAGTCGTAGAAACCTGGAACGGGTCGAGTtgggaagggatcttaaagatcaaaCAGTTCCAGCCCTGCTGATTGAGTAGAAATGATGAATAAGACCAAATATATCTGGTTTCTATCAGCTCTTCTGGTAATTCTGGGCGATTTTCAGCTCCGTGAAGCCTTGATAACGCGGGAGAGACGGATTCTTCCTAGGTTTAAAGCTTTATTTGCAATCGTGCTGGGAGAAGGAGCTATTTTGGCAGCTTTTGGAAGCTTGGAGGCGAACGAGGCAGGGCGGCTCACGACTGAGTAGGCAACGTGCCTAGAGCGATGGCAGGAGTTCACCTCCGCGCCGACACCGCCGGGACGTTTCCTGCTGCCGTCGGCCTTCCCCGCGCCGGATCGATTGCACTCACGGCCCAAAATGATCGCGTAGCGGTTAAATTCCTTGGCAAACGAGCACGACCGCGAGGGGAGAAGGTGGAACAAAGGCAGAGCCGTAGTGCCGGGATGTGGGGAACGGTGAGGGCTtggcctccagggaagggggacggttttgagctgaaagaggggagattgagatgagatcttaggaagaaatgttctccggGGAAGGTGGGGAGAccgaggttgcccaggggagccacggctgccccatccctggaggtgttcaaggccaggttggatggggggggttggaagtggatcatcttgaaggtcccttccaagccaaatgattctatgaatctacgaatgatggaatagtttgggttggaaggtatctcgaagatgatccagttccgaaccccccgccatgggctgcgacgcctcccactggatcaggggctccaagccccatccaacctggccttgaacatctccagggacggggTGATGCCTGCGGATGGGGTGATCCCTGCGGAGTAACCTAAGGAACAATGGATGTTTGCTGCTTGCTCGGGTCCCTGAGCTCCCCTCCCGCTCCCCTAGTTTCCTCTTTTGACCGACACTCAAGAGCTCTCCCTAGGTTCGATCAACTCAAACGTTTACTGTGCTCGTTTTCTCTTCCAGGATGATCCCAGCTCCTAGTAAATCCTTCTTCTTGACTGATCTGGTTGCAGGACGCGAGTACGACCTCTGCGTTCTCGCCGTTTACGACGACGGGCTGACCTCTCTGACCGCAACCAGAGTGCTCGGCTGCGTGCACTTCACCACCCAGGAGGAGTACAAGCAGTGCCGCTCCCTCCATGCCCAGTTCCTTGGAGGCACCATGATCATCATTATCGGGGGGATCATCGTGGCGTCGGTCCTCgtcttcatcttcatcctcctcaTGAAATACAAAGTCTACAACAACCACCACAAGAACAAACCCGCCAAAGTCAACAACGTCTGCTCGCAAACCAACGGCAGCCAGAGCGGCTCCATGGCTCGTTCCACCTCCAAGCTGGCCGAGCGGCGCGCGAGCTCGCCCCACGAGTGCTCGGGCTCTTCCCTCCGAGGCAAAACTGTGGTCGAGTTGGACGGCGACAAAGCGACTCCGACCGCCCCGACGTTTTTAACGACCGACGCGTTACCTTAACGAGACGGATCCGGCTGCGCCGAGGCGGCGTTCGCTCCAACCGTCGCGACGCGACGGGTTGTATTTTAAGCTTCACTACTATCGTCTATTTTTAAGATCAGATGgtttcaaagaatatttttttaatctgtataCAGTTCTTGCATTCTTAACGATTTTCTTTCGATATATTAAATCTAAGTGTGTGATTTCCAAGGTTTTTTTACCGGTTCTTTTCTAGCGGAGCCCGGCTGGGGCTCGGTCCAATGGGTTTGTCTTTGAAATGCTCTATTTTTGTTCGGTTGGGTGCCGACCAGCAGCAGAACTGGCCTCTCAGGATCCTCACCCCTTCCCCTTCTCACTCTCAGCAGCTTCAACACCTCGTGTCTTCAAGGAATAATTTGTTATTAAACGTTCCCGACTTCTTACGAGCTCGTTGCTGTGCGGTGGGTTTGTTGTACGCGCGCCGGGCCCcgccaggaggaggaaaaccagCGGAGGGTTCCCGCAGGAGAAATAAAGGCGCTTCGAAAACAAACGAGGAGGCGAAGCGGGAAGTATTTTAGCGTATTCTCTCCGGTTATTCAGGGGCTCAGACGCTGGAGCTCCGAGAATTTGATTTGAGGGGCTTCCTCGGGGGGTGGCAGGGCCAGAGGCGAGGGGGGAGGGCGggggttggaaaaggcctcaaAGAGGAGCCGCTCCAGCCCCTGGGCCTCGAGGACCATGGAAGGGGCCTCCAAGCCCCCCCCCCGTTCCCATTGTCTCCCCAGCTCAGGCTGCCCCAGCAGGgggggctgaaaggggctcaggtcatgggggagggggggggtgtTCAAGCCCATGGGGTGCTCTGAGACCTCCCCAAGATGGCGCCTTCCCCTTTGTCCTTCCCAAGATGGCGGCACAGCAGATTTTCCCCCCACCACTCCCTTTTCAAAATGGCGGCTGTGTCCTTTTCAAGATGGCAGCTGTGTCCTTCTCAATATGGCGGCCATGTCCTTTCAAGATGGCGGCTGCGTCCTTCTCAAGATGGCGGTTGTGTCCTTTTCAAGATGGCGGCTGCGTCCTTCTCAAGATGGCGGTTGCGTCCATTTCAAGATGGCGGCTGTGCCCTTTTCAAGATGGCGTCTATGTCCTTTTCAAGATGGCGGGTATGTAATTTTCAAGATGGCCGTCATGCCCTTCCCAGCATGGTGGCCGCGTCCTTCCCAGCATGGCGGCCGCGTCCTTTCCAGCATGGCGGCCGTGCCCTTCCCAACATGGCGGCCGCGTTCTTCCCAGCATGGCGGTCACGACCTTCCCAGCATGACGGCCACGTCCTTTCCAGTATGGCCGCCGCGTCCTTCCCAGCATGGCCGCCGCGTCCTTCCCAGCATGGCCGCCGCGCCCTTCCCAGCATGGCCGCCGCGCCCTTTCCAGCATGGCGACTCCTCCTTCCCCAAAATGGCGGCgcttccccttccccaccctcccCAAGATGGCTGCCGGAAGCTCCCGGCCGCCTCTTCCGGCCTCCCCGCGGTTCCGGCCTTTCCCGCGGggcgatggcggcggcggcgggttCCGCGTCGTTCGTGCCGCTGGGTCCGGGCAGCCGGGACCCCGGGGcgccctcccgccgccgcccccgcgggCCCCGGCACCgcaagaagggctggaagcGCTGGGCCGGCCCCGAGGCGCGCCTGGGCCGGGAGATCGGCGACTTCCTGGAGGacgtggggctgcagcagcggGCGgcggggtgaggggggggcccggggggctcggggggcgctggggggagGATGAGGGGCTGGCAGGGGTCAGGGAGCTCggggggggccctgaggggcgAGGCTGGGGGCTCGGGGGAGGcctgaggggctgggaggggttGGGGAGCTCGGAGGGGGCtcggggggcgctggggggaggatgaggggctgggaggggtcAGGGAGCTcgggggggccctgaggggcgAGTTTGGGGGCTCGGGGGAGgcctgaggggtttggggggggcaggagTTTAGGGGGACCCGGGGGAGGACTCAGTGTGGCCTGttgggagttttggggggtaggaaagggatttggggtctggggg
It includes:
- the LOC138734531 gene encoding leucine-rich repeat and fibronectin type III domain-containing protein 1-like protein isoform X2 produces the protein MERLVVYLLVISTAVKAMMCPKRCMCQNLSPSFTILCTKTGLLFVPPSIDRRTAELRLMDNFITTLRRKDFANMTNLIHLTLSRNTISQIMPYAFFDLKGLHALHLDSNRLTYINEDHFKGLINLRHLILSNNQLNYISPGSLDDFIETIEDLDLSYNNLVNVPWETIAKLTNVNTVSLDHNLIEFVPEGIFSNLHKLARLDMTSNKLKKIPPDPLFSRIPVYAKSKGSPITSLVLSFGGNPLHCNCELVWLRRLTREDDLETCASPPELMGKYFWSIKEEEFVCEPPMITHRTPKVAVTEGQSVSLKCKAVGDPDPYVRWISPDGKLVSNTSRTVSYENGTLDISVTTLSDKGTFTCIASNAAGESTAPVELLINPYPNLANSTDCDKDHENGPSDILISAKSSFPNETKAQQEKVVVAELTSSSALIQWPSQHQLPGIRMYQIQYNSSADDILVYRMIPAPSKSFFLTDLVAGREYDLCVLAVYDDGLTSLTATRVLGCVHFTTQEEYKQCRSLHAQFLGGTMIIIIGGIIVASVLVFIFILLMKYKVYNNHHKNKPAKVNNVCSQTNGSQSGSMARSTSKLAERRASSPHECSGSSLRGKTVVELDGDKATPTAPTFLTTDALP
- the LOC138734531 gene encoding leucine-rich repeat and fibronectin type III domain-containing protein 1-like protein isoform X1, whose amino-acid sequence is MERLVVYLLVISTAVKAMMCPKRCMCQNLSPSFTILCTKTGLLFVPPSIDRRTAELRLMDNFITTLRRKDFANMTNLIHLTLSRNTISQIMPYAFFDLKGLHALHLDSNRLTYINEDHFKGLINLRHLILSNNQLNYISPGSLDDFIETIEDLDLSYNNLVNVPWETIAKLTNVNTVSLDHNLIEFVPEGIFSNLHKLARLDMTSNKLKKIPPDPLFSRIPVYAKSKGSPITSLVLSFGGNPLHCNCELVWLRRLTREDDLETCASPPELMGKYFWSIKEEEFVCEPPMITHRTPKVAVTEGQSVSLKCKAVGDPDPYVRWISPDGKLVSNTSRTVSYENGTLDISVTTLSDKGTFTCIASNAAGESTAPVELLINPYPNLANSTDCDKDHENGPSDILISAKSSFPNETKAQQEKVVVAELTSSSALIQWPSQHQLPGIRMYQIQYNSSADDILVYRTRVRPLRSRRLRRRADLSDRNQSARLRALHHPGGVQAVPLPPCPVPWRHHDHHYRGDHRGVGPRLHLHPPHEIQSLQQPPQEQTRQSQQRLLANQRQPERLHGSFHLQAGRAARELAPRVLGLFPPRQNCGRVGRRQSDSDRPDVFNDRRVTLTRRIRLRRGGVRSNRRDATGCILSFTTIVYF